A region from the Panthera uncia isolate 11264 chromosome D3 unlocalized genomic scaffold, Puncia_PCG_1.0 HiC_scaffold_8, whole genome shotgun sequence genome encodes:
- the LOC125913992 gene encoding non-histone chromosomal protein HMG-14-like, translating into MPKRKVSSAEGAAKKEPKRRSAKPAFAKMEAKPKKAAGKEKSSDKRVQTKGKRGAKGKQAEVANQETKEDFLPAENGETKNEESPASDEVGEKEAKSD; encoded by the coding sequence ATGCCCAAGAGGAAGGTCAGCTCCGCCGAGGGGGCGGCGAAGAAGGAGCCCAAGAGGAGGTCAGCTAAACCTGCTTTTGCAAAAATGGAAGCGAAGCCAAAAAAGGCGGCGGGAAAGGAGAAATCTTCAGACAAAAGAGTGcaaacaaaggggaaaaggggAGCAAAGGGAAAACAGGCTGAAGTGGCtaaccaagaaacaaaagaagacttCTTACCTGCAGAAAACGGAGAAACTAAAAACGAGGAGAGTCCAGCCTCTGATGAagtaggagagaaagaagccaagtCTGATTAG